One Flavobacterium sp. 90 DNA segment encodes these proteins:
- the metE gene encoding 5-methyltetrahydropteroyltriglutamate--homocysteine S-methyltransferase, with product MKTNNLGYPRIGNNRELKKASELYWAGKISVDELIETGKDIRRRNWHLQSEAGVDLIPSNDFSFYDQVLDLTLTLGAIPARYSELAKTNSAIDLYFAMARGAQKDGQDVVAMEMTKWFDTNYHYIVPEFTKNQKFELFSEKIIDEFKEANALKIATKPVLIGPISYLLLGKEKEEGFHRIDLIDKLLPVYFEIFEKLQAENVEYIQLDEPFLALNLTDKERNTFTKVYNEINIRFPKIKIILANYFDCFGENLATALALPVDTFHLDLVRCPLQLDDILESGKLNSTVNLSLGVVDGRNIWKNDFKKSLDLIQKATDALGENRILVAPSCSLIHSPCDLDLETNDATLTPEIKQWLAFAKQKINEIVILKKLASNEIDIKNSIDFERNRIANDNRKTSKLIHNNEVKTRVANITSADDKRKSTFAIRRKSQIEALNLPLFPTTTIGSFPQTAEVRSWRAKFKKGELSTEEYNDLIEKETEATIRFQEETGIDVLVHGEFERNDMVEYFGEQLSGFTFTKNGWVQSYGSRCVKPPVIYGDVSRPNPMTVKWSKYAQSLTPKWVKGMLTGPVTILQWSFVRNDQPRSETCTQIALAIRDEVVDLEKAGIKIIQIDEPAIREGLPLRKEEWANYLDWAVKAFRISASGVLDDTQIHTHMCYSEFNDIIQNIADMDADVITIECSRSQMELLDAFANFKYPNEIGPGVYDIHSPRVPSSAEMVRLLEKASAVIPVDQLWVNPDCGLKTRHWDETKKALIEMVAAAQEMRAAVETNVN from the coding sequence ATGAAAACAAATAATTTAGGTTACCCAAGAATTGGCAACAACAGAGAATTAAAAAAAGCCTCTGAATTGTATTGGGCAGGAAAAATTTCTGTTGATGAACTTATCGAAACCGGAAAAGATATCCGTCGTAGAAACTGGCATTTACAGTCAGAAGCCGGAGTAGATTTGATTCCGTCTAATGATTTTTCTTTTTATGATCAAGTGCTTGATTTGACTTTAACTTTAGGTGCAATTCCAGCGCGTTACAGCGAATTAGCAAAAACAAATTCGGCAATCGATTTGTATTTTGCAATGGCAAGAGGTGCACAAAAAGACGGTCAGGATGTTGTAGCAATGGAAATGACAAAATGGTTTGATACTAACTATCATTATATTGTTCCTGAATTTACAAAGAATCAAAAATTTGAATTGTTTTCAGAAAAAATAATCGATGAATTCAAAGAAGCAAATGCTTTAAAAATTGCTACAAAACCAGTTTTAATAGGGCCAATTTCTTATTTACTTTTAGGAAAAGAAAAAGAAGAAGGTTTTCACCGAATTGATCTTATCGATAAATTACTTCCTGTTTACTTCGAAATTTTCGAAAAATTACAAGCAGAAAATGTTGAATATATTCAGCTTGACGAACCTTTCTTAGCTTTAAACTTAACAGATAAAGAAAGAAACACTTTTACAAAAGTGTACAATGAAATCAACATTCGTTTCCCGAAAATCAAAATCATTCTCGCTAATTATTTTGATTGTTTTGGAGAAAACTTAGCAACAGCATTGGCTTTACCTGTTGATACTTTCCATTTAGATTTAGTTCGTTGTCCTTTGCAATTGGATGATATTTTAGAATCCGGAAAACTAAATTCAACAGTAAATCTTTCTCTTGGAGTTGTTGACGGAAGAAATATCTGGAAAAATGATTTCAAAAAATCTTTAGATTTAATTCAAAAAGCAACTGATGCTTTAGGTGAAAACAGAATTTTAGTTGCGCCATCTTGTTCTTTAATTCACAGTCCTTGCGATTTAGATTTAGAGACAAACGACGCTACTTTAACCCCTGAAATTAAACAATGGCTGGCTTTTGCTAAACAAAAAATCAACGAAATTGTTATATTAAAAAAATTAGCTTCTAACGAAATTGATATTAAAAACTCTATCGATTTTGAAAGAAATAGAATTGCAAATGACAATCGTAAAACTTCAAAATTGATTCATAATAATGAAGTAAAAACAAGAGTTGCTAATATTACTTCGGCTGATGACAAGCGTAAAAGCACTTTTGCTATCCGAAGAAAAAGCCAGATTGAAGCTTTAAATCTTCCTTTGTTTCCAACCACAACAATTGGATCTTTTCCTCAAACAGCTGAAGTGAGAAGCTGGAGAGCGAAATTTAAAAAAGGTGAATTATCAACGGAAGAATACAATGATTTAATCGAAAAAGAAACTGAAGCTACAATTCGTTTTCAGGAAGAAACCGGAATAGATGTTTTGGTTCACGGAGAATTCGAGCGTAACGATATGGTGGAGTATTTTGGAGAGCAATTATCCGGTTTTACTTTTACCAAAAACGGTTGGGTTCAGAGTTACGGAAGCCGTTGCGTGAAACCTCCGGTTATTTATGGTGATGTTTCAAGACCAAACCCAATGACGGTAAAATGGTCGAAATATGCGCAATCTTTAACTCCAAAATGGGTAAAAGGAATGCTTACAGGACCTGTTACTATTTTGCAATGGTCATTTGTTCGTAATGATCAGCCTCGTTCTGAAACTTGTACACAGATTGCTTTGGCAATTCGTGACGAAGTAGTTGACTTAGAAAAAGCGGGAATCAAAATTATTCAGATTGATGAACCTGCTATTCGCGAAGGTTTGCCTTTGAGAAAAGAAGAATGGGCAAATTATTTGGATTGGGCTGTAAAAGCTTTCCGAATTTCGGCTAGTGGAGTTCTTGATGATACTCAAATTCACACGCATATGTGTTACAGCGAATTCAACGATATTATTCAGAATATCGCTGATATGGATGCTGACGTAATCACGATAGAATGTTCACGTTCGCAAATGGAGCTTTTAGATGCTTTTGCCAATTTTAAATATCCAAACGAAATTGGACCTGGAGTTTATGACATTCACTCACCGCGTGTACCTTCAAGTGCCGAAATGGTACGTTTGTTAGAAAAAGCTTCTGCTGTTATTCCGGTTGATCAATTATGGGTAAATCCTGATTGTGGTTTAAAAACACGTCATTGGGATGAAACCAAAAAAGCTTTAATCGAAATGGTTGCAGCAGCTCAGGAAATGAGAGCAGCTGTTGAAACCAATGTAAATTAA
- a CDS encoding DUF3078 domain-containing protein produces MKLLRSTLLLLLLLCTSNNFAQIIQTTLDPNQLPKLPSNWTKKNQLGFDISEIAFVNWSAGGTSSISGLFKGEFNRTYQKGNHKWVNELIVKYGLNKQDGIELRKTDDAIMLNSTYGFRKDTISNWYYSAKYNFNTQFTNGYNYPNRDIAISKPFAPAYIFLGAGAENSNKAKNRTFYFSPITLKTTLVLDQDLANQGSFGVRKAIYAPDPNDPNSQILIKDGQKIKAEFGILLTAYTKNEIYKNVFYENRLSLYTDYLNKFGNVDVDYDTRLDLVVNAYVKANIGIHLVYDDDIKTKKDVVDPTTGTTSQVNDGPRTQLRQVLGVGLVYAFQ; encoded by the coding sequence ATGAAATTATTGCGTTCTACCCTTTTGCTTCTATTGCTATTGTGTACTTCAAATAACTTTGCTCAAATTATACAAACGACTTTAGATCCAAATCAATTACCAAAACTTCCATCAAACTGGACAAAGAAAAACCAATTAGGTTTTGACATTTCTGAAATTGCTTTTGTGAATTGGAGTGCCGGGGGAACAAGTTCTATTTCTGGTTTATTTAAAGGTGAATTTAACAGAACATATCAAAAAGGAAATCATAAATGGGTAAATGAACTTATCGTAAAATATGGTTTAAACAAGCAAGACGGAATCGAACTTCGTAAAACGGATGATGCGATTATGCTGAACTCAACTTACGGCTTTAGGAAAGATACCATCTCAAATTGGTATTACTCTGCTAAATACAACTTCAATACGCAATTTACAAACGGATATAATTATCCAAATAGAGATATTGCAATCTCTAAACCATTTGCACCGGCATATATCTTTTTAGGAGCCGGAGCTGAGAATTCAAACAAAGCCAAAAACAGAACTTTCTATTTCTCTCCAATAACTTTAAAAACAACATTGGTTCTAGATCAAGATTTGGCTAATCAGGGATCTTTTGGGGTTAGAAAAGCTATTTATGCACCTGATCCTAATGATCCTAATTCACAAATTTTAATCAAAGACGGACAAAAAATAAAAGCTGAGTTTGGTATTTTGCTAACAGCGTACACGAAAAACGAGATTTATAAAAACGTTTTTTACGAAAACAGGCTAAGCTTATACACCGATTATCTAAATAAATTTGGGAATGTCGATGTCGATTATGACACTCGTCTTGACCTTGTTGTTAATGCATATGTAAAAGCAAATATTGGTATACATTTAGTTTATGATGATGATATCAAAACTAAAAAAGATGTTGTTGACCCAACTACCGGAACAACTTCACAAGTAAACGACGGACCAAGAACCCAGTTAAGACAAGTTTTGGGCGTAGGTTTGGTTTATGCTTTTCAGTAA
- a CDS encoding DUF6443 domain-containing protein → MIKNISQYTVVLLFFITIALHAQTPVVISKPEKPATSYTVTAATGPVTLIASETITFGPGTFIQAGSTFTARISSVAQDIAIPVDPSISKNDNYIYTRVFQSPMATVKGIKNNRDVQESITYFDGLGRPVQNNAIRQGGDASDIITHIEYDGFGRQGKEYLPFSLPNTGNTYSRTSSQDALTKVLSFYNIDKYSKTLNPFSEKRFESSPLNRVLEQAAPGNDWAMSNLKKNTIKSDYQTNISADAVKLYKATTSWQVAKGFYDIAFSSAGTYDEYELYKNVTYDENSGVNPSESSGSTIEFKNKEGQIVLKRTYNAGLKHDTYYVYDIYGNLTYVIPPKADSTINQTVLDGLCYQYKYDNKKRLVEKRLPGKQWEFIVYDKLGRPVATGPAFSPFAADKTAGWLVTKYDIFGRPIYTGWSSQNVSTVTRNTLQTAQNLATILFETKKATTIDGIVTNYDNSIAPTSFKLLTVNYYDDYTFPAAQAMPATIIGQKTLANAKGLATGNWTRTLTTTSAITGETATIFYDSKGRVISNYIKNHLGGISHTDSELDFTGKTLSSMTEHQQVSGGAKIIVKEKFTYTAQNRLLTHTHQIGAEKEQLLVDNTYDALGQLVGKNVGNIAGSPLQKIGYNYNIRGWLTEINKTANLQQGSDPKDLFAFKINYNTTEANSAVTKALYNGNIAETFWTSNSDGGILRGYGYQYDQLNRLKNATYQTPKLTDNKNYFGENIDYDKNGNIMKLQRKFMAGTISNPYADDMDNLGYFYPNNSNQLMKVTDTTNNPQGFKDDSNGYNDIEDDYAYDDNGNLTKDQNKSIIEITYNHLNLPKKIAFGTTGNIEYIYNASGQKLEKIVTEKGVITNTKYLNGFQYKNNVLQFFPTAEGYVKNTSTNPATNVFQYVFNYLDHLGNVRVSYTKNPTTSKVEILEESNYYPFGFKHQGYNDYLPSTNKYKYNGKELQEELGLNFYDYGNRNYDPASGRWNVMDGKGELYFGSSPYVYASNTPVQAVDPDGNLVIFINGMHGGSGGTSDYWRTYETIRYMTGTKKVMGFSYNTYGSYERETAAFDKSVMNQLGDQHAMYRDGAIGGASNIINQYGMIGSSLNVSDRVAGGYSQGKKDAKSIIDNLARDKTTGEIVETIKIITHSMGGAYGKGYVKALKAYIKTLPTEQQYQIKITLVADFDPYQGGSLSTNNNVFTEQFTHIGILADQRQEGLNDSNYHEDSTQSAHSIMTYLGDINSLQEGTYKWNGTSWECTTCKK, encoded by the coding sequence ATGATAAAAAATATCTCCCAATATACAGTCGTTTTGTTGTTTTTTATAACGATTGCATTACATGCCCAGACACCCGTAGTCATATCAAAACCAGAAAAACCTGCCACCAGTTATACGGTAACAGCGGCAACAGGTCCTGTTACATTAATTGCCAGCGAGACCATCACTTTTGGACCTGGTACATTTATACAAGCCGGAAGTACTTTTACAGCCAGGATAAGTTCCGTCGCTCAGGATATTGCTATTCCTGTTGATCCGTCTATTTCTAAAAATGATAATTACATATACACACGTGTTTTTCAATCTCCAATGGCGACCGTTAAAGGAATTAAAAACAATAGAGATGTACAGGAAAGTATCACTTATTTTGACGGATTAGGCAGACCTGTGCAAAATAATGCAATCCGTCAAGGCGGAGATGCTTCAGATATTATAACACATATTGAATATGATGGATTTGGCAGACAAGGAAAAGAATATTTACCTTTCTCTCTTCCTAATACGGGTAATACTTATTCAAGAACGAGTTCACAAGATGCTTTGACTAAGGTTTTAAGCTTTTACAATATAGATAAATACAGCAAAACTCTAAACCCATTTTCTGAAAAAAGATTTGAATCGTCCCCACTTAATCGCGTATTAGAACAGGCAGCGCCAGGAAATGATTGGGCGATGAGTAATCTTAAAAAAAATACGATAAAATCAGATTACCAGACCAATATTTCTGCCGATGCAGTAAAATTATACAAGGCAACTACAAGTTGGCAAGTAGCTAAAGGATTTTACGATATTGCTTTTTCAAGCGCAGGGACTTATGATGAATATGAGTTATACAAAAATGTAACTTACGATGAGAACTCCGGAGTAAATCCAAGTGAATCTTCAGGCTCAACAATAGAATTTAAAAATAAAGAAGGGCAAATCGTCTTAAAGAGAACCTACAACGCAGGACTTAAACACGATACCTATTATGTTTATGATATATATGGAAATCTGACTTATGTAATTCCTCCAAAAGCAGATAGCACCATAAATCAGACAGTTTTAGACGGTTTATGTTATCAATATAAATATGACAACAAAAAGCGTTTAGTCGAAAAGAGATTACCGGGCAAACAATGGGAGTTTATTGTTTATGACAAATTAGGCAGACCAGTAGCTACAGGTCCTGCATTTTCGCCCTTTGCGGCAGATAAAACCGCAGGCTGGCTTGTTACCAAGTACGATATTTTTGGCCGACCTATTTATACCGGTTGGAGCTCTCAGAATGTTAGCACAGTTACTAGGAACACATTACAGACAGCTCAAAATTTGGCAACCATTTTGTTCGAGACTAAAAAAGCAACTACGATTGATGGTATCGTTACTAATTATGACAATAGTATAGCACCAACTAGCTTTAAACTTTTGACAGTGAATTATTATGATGATTATACTTTTCCTGCAGCTCAGGCGATGCCAGCTACGATTATAGGGCAAAAAACGTTAGCAAATGCTAAAGGTCTTGCTACAGGAAACTGGACAAGAACGCTTACAACGACGTCGGCGATAACAGGGGAAACAGCAACTATTTTTTATGACAGTAAAGGAAGAGTGATAAGTAATTACATAAAAAATCATTTAGGAGGGATAAGCCATACAGATAGCGAACTTGATTTTACGGGAAAGACACTTAGCAGCATGACGGAACATCAACAGGTAAGTGGAGGAGCAAAAATTATTGTAAAAGAAAAATTCACCTATACGGCGCAAAATCGTTTACTGACTCATACACACCAAATTGGTGCAGAAAAAGAACAACTTCTTGTAGATAATACCTATGACGCATTAGGACAGCTTGTTGGTAAAAATGTAGGTAACATTGCAGGAAGCCCTTTACAGAAAATAGGATACAACTATAATATACGAGGCTGGCTAACAGAGATTAATAAAACCGCTAATTTACAACAAGGTTCAGACCCGAAAGATTTATTTGCATTCAAAATAAACTACAATACAACTGAAGCGAATTCAGCTGTTACCAAGGCACTTTACAACGGTAATATAGCGGAAACCTTTTGGACATCAAATTCAGATGGTGGTATTTTACGCGGTTATGGTTATCAATACGACCAGTTAAACCGATTGAAAAATGCCACCTATCAAACACCAAAACTTACCGATAATAAAAACTACTTTGGAGAGAATATAGATTATGATAAAAACGGAAATATTATGAAATTGCAACGCAAGTTTATGGCTGGAACAATAAGTAATCCTTATGCAGATGATATGGATAATCTGGGATATTTTTATCCTAATAATTCCAACCAGCTTATGAAAGTAACCGATACGACAAATAACCCGCAAGGATTTAAAGACGACAGTAATGGTTATAATGATATCGAAGATGATTACGCCTATGATGACAACGGAAATCTCACCAAAGATCAAAACAAAAGCATCATTGAAATAACTTATAACCATCTCAATTTACCTAAGAAAATTGCATTTGGTACAACTGGCAATATTGAGTATATTTATAATGCATCAGGGCAAAAACTCGAGAAAATTGTAACGGAAAAAGGAGTTATCACCAATACGAAATACTTAAATGGCTTTCAGTATAAAAACAATGTTTTACAGTTTTTTCCAACAGCCGAAGGATATGTAAAAAACACCAGTACGAATCCGGCAACAAATGTTTTTCAATATGTATTTAATTATTTAGATCATTTAGGAAACGTTCGTGTAAGTTATACTAAAAATCCAACAACAAGTAAAGTTGAGATTCTGGAGGAGAGTAATTATTATCCTTTTGGTTTTAAGCATCAGGGGTATAATGATTATTTACCAAGTACTAATAAATATAAGTACAACGGGAAAGAACTTCAAGAGGAGTTAGGCCTTAACTTCTACGATTATGGAAATCGTAATTACGATCCAGCGTCAGGAAGATGGAATGTGATGGATGGAAAAGGAGAATTATATTTTGGCAGTTCACCATATGTTTATGCCTCTAATACGCCTGTCCAAGCTGTAGATCCTGATGGTAATCTTGTTATTTTTATTAATGGAATGCACGGTGGGAGTGGAGGAACTTCGGACTATTGGAGAACATATGAGACTATTAGATACATGACTGGGACTAAAAAAGTTATGGGTTTTTCTTATAATACATATGGCTCTTATGAAAGAGAAACTGCTGCTTTTGATAAATCAGTAATGAATCAATTAGGAGATCAACATGCTATGTATAGAGACGGTGCAATTGGCGGTGCTAGTAATATTATTAATCAATATGGTATGATTGGCAGTAGTCTAAATGTGTCTGATAGAGTTGCTGGCGGATATAGTCAAGGAAAAAAAGATGCTAAATCCATAATTGATAATTTAGCTAGGGATAAAACAACAGGAGAAATAGTAGAAACGATAAAAATTATAACACACAGTATGGGGGGAGCTTATGGCAAGGGCTATGTGAAAGCACTTAAAGCTTATATAAAAACACTACCTACAGAACAGCAATATCAAATTAAAATTACTTTAGTTGCAGATTTCGATCCTTATCAAGGAGGGAGTCTGAGCACAAATAATAATGTATTTACTGAACAATTTACACATATTGGCATACTAGCAGACCAACGACAAGAAGGACTTAATGACAGTAATTATCATGAAGACAGTACTCAGTCTGCACACTCAATTATGACTTATTTAGGTGATATTAATAGTCTTCAGGAAGGGACTTATAAGTGGAATGGAACTTCTTGGGAATGTACAACTTGTAAAAAATAA
- a CDS encoding Lrp/AsnC family transcriptional regulator has product MENLDNTDLQILKHLQENSNINTKDLASKLFLTVTPVYERIKRLERDGYITKYVALLDRKKMNRGMTVFCNVRLKEHARNVGSNFVKDIVALPEIIECYNIAGDYDFMLKILVQDMASYQDFVMNKLSTIENIGNTNSIFVMGEIKHSTALEF; this is encoded by the coding sequence ATGGAAAATCTAGACAACACCGATTTACAGATCCTAAAACACCTTCAGGAGAACTCAAATATTAATACAAAAGATCTCGCAAGCAAATTATTTCTGACTGTAACACCAGTTTATGAACGAATAAAAAGGTTGGAACGAGATGGATATATAACAAAGTATGTTGCGTTGCTGGATAGGAAAAAAATGAATCGCGGTATGACCGTTTTTTGTAATGTTCGCTTAAAAGAGCATGCAAGAAATGTGGGAAGTAATTTTGTAAAAGACATTGTGGCACTTCCGGAAATTATAGAATGTTACAATATTGCCGGTGACTATGATTTTATGCTCAAAATTTTGGTTCAGGATATGGCTAGTTATCAGGATTTTGTAATGAACAAATTATCAACTATCGAAAACATTGGAAATACGAACAGTATTTTTGTAATGGGGGAAATTAAACATAGCACAGCATTAGAATTTTAA
- a CDS encoding deoxyguanosinetriphosphate triphosphohydrolase, whose amino-acid sequence MNWEQLLSLKRQGDTSKRLRVEQDDTRLGFEVDYDRIIFSAAFRSLQDKTQVIPLSKTDFVHTRLTHSLEVSVVGRSLGRLVGKKIIEKYPHLKEVHGYHLNDFGAIVAAASLAHDIGNPPFGHSGEKAIGEYFSIGKGLKYKDQLKAKQWQDLIDFEGNANGFSVLSASRPGIEGGLRISYATLGAFMKYPKESLPKKPTNNIADKKYGFFQTDKAFFEEVAKDMGMIANKDGDDVGFERHPLAYLVEAADDICYTIIDFEDGINLGLVSEDFALEYLIKLVKDNIGVSKYKLLETKEDRISYLRALAIGALINDAVDVFVENEEAILAGKFPYALTDKSKYKAQMDDIIKLSVDKIYQSREVVEKEIVGYQIIQTLLDKFITAFNNKYEGTASNYDKLILKMLPEKHHLDKTNLYERLLHICHFVSLLTDGNALELFETINGRKSN is encoded by the coding sequence ATGAACTGGGAGCAACTTTTATCACTCAAACGCCAAGGCGATACAAGCAAAAGATTACGTGTAGAACAAGACGATACGAGATTAGGATTTGAGGTTGATTATGACCGAATTATTTTCTCGGCGGCATTTAGATCTTTGCAGGATAAAACACAGGTAATTCCGCTTTCGAAAACAGATTTTGTGCATACGAGATTAACGCATAGTTTAGAAGTTTCGGTTGTTGGGCGTTCTTTAGGGCGTTTAGTTGGAAAAAAAATCATCGAAAAATACCCGCATTTAAAAGAAGTTCACGGTTATCATCTGAACGATTTTGGCGCTATTGTAGCGGCGGCTTCTTTGGCGCATGATATAGGAAATCCACCTTTTGGACATTCTGGTGAAAAAGCGATTGGAGAATACTTTTCGATAGGAAAAGGACTAAAATACAAAGATCAATTAAAGGCCAAGCAATGGCAGGATTTGATTGATTTTGAAGGGAATGCAAATGGATTTTCGGTACTTTCGGCAAGTCGCCCGGGAATCGAAGGAGGACTTAGAATTTCGTACGCAACATTAGGAGCTTTTATGAAGTATCCAAAAGAAAGTCTTCCTAAAAAACCAACGAATAATATTGCCGATAAAAAATATGGTTTCTTTCAGACTGATAAAGCATTTTTTGAGGAAGTAGCTAAAGACATGGGAATGATTGCCAATAAAGATGGTGATGACGTAGGTTTTGAAAGACATCCGTTGGCTTATCTAGTAGAAGCGGCAGATGATATTTGCTACACAATTATTGACTTTGAAGATGGAATAAATCTAGGTTTAGTTTCGGAGGATTTTGCATTAGAATATTTGATTAAACTCGTAAAAGACAATATTGGAGTTTCTAAATATAAATTGTTAGAAACTAAAGAAGATAGAATTAGTTATTTGCGTGCTTTGGCGATTGGTGCTTTAATTAACGATGCTGTTGATGTTTTTGTTGAAAATGAAGAAGCAATTCTAGCCGGAAAATTTCCTTATGCCTTAACGGATAAAAGTAAATACAAAGCGCAAATGGATGATATTATCAAATTAAGCGTTGATAAAATTTACCAAAGCCGAGAAGTTGTTGAGAAAGAAATTGTAGGTTATCAAATCATTCAGACTTTGTTGGATAAATTTATAACTGCTTTTAATAATAAATATGAGGGAACTGCATCAAATTATGACAAATTGATTTTGAAAATGTTGCCTGAAAAACATCATTTAGACAAAACCAATTTATACGAAAGATTGCTTCATATTTGCCATTTTGTTTCGTTGTTGACAGATGGAAATGCCTTAGAATTATTCGAAACCATAAACGGAAGAAAGAGCAATTAA
- a CDS encoding 1-deoxy-D-xylulose-5-phosphate synthase, translating to MKSNLLSDIFNPADLRLLTEAQLPQIAQELRQFIIDVVSVKEGHLGASLGVVELTIALHYVFNTPEDLLVWDVGHQAYGHKILTERREIFHTNRQIEGISGFPKRSESVYDTFGVGHSSTSISAALGMAIASNLKGDFDKQHIAVIGDASIASGMAFEGLNHAGVTDANLLVILNDNAIGIDPSVGALKKYLTAVKEGKNPKKNNMIKSLNFDYSGPIDGHDLPLLIKELNRLKNIKGPKFLHIVTTKGKGLQQAEENQVKYHAPGKFDASTGEIILKSEENLPPKFQDVFGLTILDLARKNEKIVGITPAMPSGSSLKFMMDEIPERAFDVGIAEQHAVTLAAGMATQGMIVYCNIYSTFLQRAYDQVIHDVALQNLPVIFCLDRAGLVGEDGATHHGVFDIAYLRTIPNMIIYAPINEIALQNILYTAQLGLNHPIAIRYPRGRGVLPNWEVENFGQYEKIIIGQASVLKPGTKTAILSTGTIGNNVTLAINELTNSETIAHYDFPFIKPLDTNLLNTILPSFERIITIEDGAINGGFGSAILEFAAANNYKNHIQILGVPDMFIEHGTVNQLQQLCKIDVKSLVNLFSNATK from the coding sequence ATGAAAAGCAACTTACTTTCTGACATATTCAATCCCGCCGATTTACGTTTATTAACCGAAGCGCAACTTCCTCAAATTGCTCAGGAATTACGTCAATTTATTATTGATGTTGTTTCGGTAAAAGAAGGTCATCTAGGCGCAAGTTTAGGTGTAGTTGAATTGACTATTGCTTTGCATTATGTTTTTAATACGCCCGAAGATTTATTGGTTTGGGATGTTGGACATCAGGCTTACGGTCATAAAATTTTGACCGAAAGAAGAGAAATTTTTCATACTAACAGACAAATTGAAGGTATTTCCGGTTTCCCAAAAAGAAGCGAAAGTGTTTATGATACTTTTGGTGTTGGACATTCTTCTACTTCCATTTCTGCTGCTTTGGGAATGGCGATTGCTTCTAACTTAAAAGGCGATTTCGACAAACAACATATTGCCGTTATTGGTGATGCTTCTATTGCATCCGGAATGGCTTTTGAAGGCTTGAATCATGCGGGAGTTACTGATGCTAATTTATTGGTTATTCTCAACGATAATGCTATTGGGATTGATCCAAGTGTTGGTGCGCTTAAAAAATATCTTACTGCTGTAAAAGAAGGAAAAAACCCGAAGAAGAATAATATGATCAAATCGTTGAATTTTGATTATTCGGGACCAATTGACGGTCATGATCTTCCTCTTTTAATCAAAGAATTAAATAGATTAAAAAACATAAAAGGCCCTAAATTTCTTCATATTGTTACCACAAAAGGAAAAGGCTTACAGCAAGCAGAAGAAAATCAGGTAAAATATCATGCTCCCGGAAAATTTGATGCTTCAACCGGAGAAATTATTTTAAAATCTGAAGAAAATTTACCTCCGAAATTTCAGGATGTTTTTGGTTTAACCATTTTAGATTTAGCCCGAAAAAACGAAAAAATAGTCGGAATTACACCGGCAATGCCTTCGGGAAGCTCTCTAAAATTTATGATGGATGAAATTCCAGAACGCGCTTTTGATGTAGGAATTGCAGAACAACACGCCGTAACGCTTGCGGCAGGAATGGCAACTCAAGGCATGATTGTGTATTGCAATATATATTCGACTTTTTTACAGCGTGCTTACGATCAGGTTATTCATGACGTGGCATTACAAAACTTACCTGTAATTTTTTGTTTAGACAGAGCTGGTTTAGTTGGCGAAGACGGCGCAACGCATCATGGCGTTTTTGATATTGCTTATTTGAGAACTATTCCAAATATGATAATTTATGCGCCAATTAACGAAATTGCGTTGCAAAACATTTTATATACGGCACAATTAGGTCTAAATCATCCTATCGCAATTCGATATCCACGTGGTCGAGGCGTTTTACCAAACTGGGAAGTAGAAAATTTCGGACAATATGAAAAAATTATTATAGGACAGGCTAGCGTCTTAAAACCCGGAACAAAAACGGCTATTTTATCAACCGGAACTATAGGAAATAATGTAACATTGGCGATCAATGAGCTGACCAATTCTGAAACTATCGCGCATTATGATTTTCCATTCATTAAACCACTAGACACCAACTTATTAAACACTATCTTACCTTCTTTCGAAAGAATAATTACTATCGAAGACGGTGCAATAAATGGTGGTTTTGGAAGTGCAATTTTGGAGTTTGCAGCAGCAAATAATTATAAAAACCACATTCAAATTTTGGGTGTTCCTGACATGTTTATTGAGCATGGAACAGTAAATCAATTACAACAATTGTGTAAAATTGACGTTAAAAGTTTGGTAAATCTTTTTTCAAACGCCACAAAATAA